The genomic segment GTCGATGTCGCACATTGACCAGGAAGAGCTGGCACTGGTCGCTCTCGGCGAACCGGTCGGCTCCGCAGCGGCGGAGAAGCACCTGCAGCAGTGCCCGCAGTGCACGCACGAACTGGCAGAGATGACCCATGCGGTCATCGTCGGACGAGCAAGCATGACCGATCACGAGATCGAGGCTCCGCCGGCGCGTGTGTGGACCGGGATCCACGCGCAGCTCGGCCTCGGCGAGGGTCTGCGAACCGATCCGCTCGCGGCATCCGCGCCGCAGGAGGCCGTCGCGTCGGAGCCCGCGTCGAGCCCGCGCCGCGGCGGGGGAAGAAGTCGCGCCCTGTGGACGCTCGCGGCATCCGTCGCCGTCCTGGCCGGGATCGGCGGAGCGATGTGGGCGGGGACGACGGCGAGCCTGGCTCCGGTGTCCGTGGCCAGCGCGACCCTGGACGCCTTCCCGTCCTACCCCGAGGCCGCCGGCGAAGCCGAGGTCGACGAGCAACCCGACGGAACCCGCGAACTGACCGTGACGGTGAACGTGGAGGAGACCGCCGACACGTATCGCGAGGTCTGGCTCATCCGCAACGACGGACAGGCGCTCATCAGCCTCGGCGTCCTCAGCGGCACCTCCGGCACGTTCCGGATCCCCGACGGCGTCGACCTGAACGACTACGACCTGGTGGACATCTCGTTCGAGCCGATCGACGGCGACCCCGCGCACTCGGGGGATTCGATCGTGCGAGGGGCGCTCGATTTCGCATAGGTGCCGCCTCAGACGCCGCCGTCAGAAGCAGACGCCGAAGATAAGGCATCTGCCCGATGTCGTGGGGGTGCCTTAGAGCGGAGTGTGGACTCAGAACATCAGAGGAGTCCAGACATGTACGATCACCCGTCCTACATCTTCGACACCATCAAGGCGGACCAGGAGCGGCTCGACCGCGCCAACGAGCTGCACCGCTCGATCATCGAGCATCCGGAGCGCGTGGTCCCGCGTCCGAGCCGGATCGCCGGAACGCTGCGCGGCTGGTTCCGTGCGGCGAGACGGGATGCCGCGGCCTCAGCGGCCGCGGTGTGCGAGGCCTGCGGCGTGGACGGCGAGGTCGCTGCGCGTCCCGCCCCTGCGCGGTGAACGTCCTCGCGGCCCTCGGTGCCGACCGCGGCGCCGACCGCGGAGCCGACCGCGGAGCCGACCGCGGCGCCGACCCCGATGTCGGTGCCGAGTGGCACCATGGTGAGGTGACCGTTCCCACGGACAACTCCACGATGGTCGGGCGAGATGCGGATCTCGCCGAGCTGCGCGGTGCGTTCGACCGGGCCCTCGCCGGCAGGCCGGGCGCCGTCCTCATCGAGGGGGAGGCGGGGATCGGCAAGACCCGGTTGCTGCGAGAGGCCTGCGCTGAGCTCAGCGCGCGCGCCGACGTGCACATCGGCCGCTGTCTCGACCTCGGCACCGCGCGATCGGCGTACGGTCCGCTCATACCGATCCTTCGTTCGGTCGTCCGGGCGCTGGGGATCGACGAGGCGCGGGCCGCTGTCGGCGTCGGTGCGGAGGCGTTGCGCATGCTCGTCCCCGAACTCGGCGAGGGG from the Microbacterium ginsengiterrae genome contains:
- a CDS encoding anti-sigma factor; this encodes MSHIDQEELALVALGEPVGSAAAEKHLQQCPQCTHELAEMTHAVIVGRASMTDHEIEAPPARVWTGIHAQLGLGEGLRTDPLAASAPQEAVASEPASSPRRGGGRSRALWTLAASVAVLAGIGGAMWAGTTASLAPVSVASATLDAFPSYPEAAGEAEVDEQPDGTRELTVTVNVEETADTYREVWLIRNDGQALISLGVLSGTSGTFRIPDGVDLNDYDLVDISFEPIDGDPAHSGDSIVRGALDFA